The Streptomyces sp. NBC_00162 sequence GTGGCTCTCGAAGACGACCGTGCCCTTCTTGACCGGCAGCTTCGAGAAGACCTCGTGGTAGACCTTCACCTTCTGCTCGCCGGAGCCCATGCTCCGGCGGACCCGCAGGGCCTTGCGCAGGCCCCGCTTGACCACGTTGGCCGCCTTGCCCTGTATGGCGTTGTTGATCAGGCTCTGGGTGCGGACGGCGGCGGCGCTCTCGGCGGTCAGGACGTAGGAGAGGTTGCCCTTCTTGGTGACCTCCGGCTCGAAGCGGTCGGAGACCAGCCGGGTCAGCCGGGGCCGCACGCGCAGGCGGGCCGCCGAATCCAGGTCGAGGCCGCCGACCGAGACGCGGGTGGTGATCTTGTCGCTCCCCGCGGTCAGCTTCAGCCGGACGTCCCAGACGGCGTCGATGATGCCGAGCGGGCGGACGGTGCTGCCGATGTCGGCCGTACCGGTCCACTCGATCGTGTCACCGGCGTGCCGCACGGTTGCCACCGGGAAGCTGAAAGAACGCACGCCGATCTGCCGGCGGGCCCGGAACTCGAGCGAGGCCTTCAGTTCCGCGTCGTCCGGGATCCGGCCGAGCGGGTTCACGACGGTGCCGGAGAGCGTGACGCTGCCGCGCCCGTCGTCCTCGTAGGAGGTGAGACGGTTCCCCAGGGTGAGGGAGGTGAGCGGGGTGGTGTGGAAGCCCTGCTCGGTGACGTCCAGTATCCGGCGGGCCTCCGCGTCGTCGAGGTGTTCGCCGCACCAGTAGACGCGCCCGTCCCGCTCGGCGAGCGGCGAGGTGAGCCGGCCCTTGTTGGTCATGGCGTCGGCGGCCGGGAGCAGGTTGTCCCAGTCCTCCTTGCCCAGCAGGTAGGCGCAGATGGCCTGGAGGTACGTGACGTTCTCGTACGCGGCCGGGTCGATTCCGGCGAGGTAGCCGTTGGCGAGCCGGGCGAACTCCTGGCGGTACGCGTCGCTCAGCAGCGGCAGGTCGCGCAGGTGCAGGACCAGGTCGTGCTTGAGGAACTTGGCGTCCTTCGCGGACTTGATGTCCGTGTGGCCCTTGGACGCCAGCAGCTCGTCGACGCGGCGGTGGATCTCCATCCGGTGGACGAAGTTCGCGATCTCGTGGCGCCGGTTGCTGATCGACTTCGCCGCGGCCTTCTCGATCACGTTCCAGAAGTAGACGTGGTTCGGGATCAGCGTGATGCGGCGGGCGGCGACGTACGCCTGGGCCGAGAACAGCAGGTCCTCGTAGTGGATCCCGACCGGGAACTCCAGGCCCTGCTCCAGCAGGAACGAGCGCCGGTAGCACTTGTTCGTGGAGAGGGTGTCGTAGACCAGCAGGTCGGGGAACTCGGTGATCGACTCCAGCGTGCGCGTGCGCGAGTAGATCCACGGGTACCACTCGGTGGTCTTGTTCCACCGGTTGTCCAGGTGCACGCGCACGCACATGCCCGAGACCAGGTCGGAGCCGGTGCGCTCGGCGGCGTCCAGCATGTTCCGGCAGGCGTTGCGCTCAAGGACGTCGTCGCTGTCCAGGAACATGACGTACGTTCCGGTGGCCTGCTGGATGCCGTGGTTGCGGGGCGCACCGCAGCCGCCGCTGTTCTCCGGCAGCCGGAAGGCGCGCACTCTCCCCGGATGCGCGGATTCCAGTTCCTGGGCGACCGCGTAGGACCGGTCCTTGCTGCAGTCGTCGACGATCACGACTTCGACCCCGTGCAGGGTCTGGTCCAAAACCGACTGGACTGCTGTCGACAGACGCTCTGCGTCGTTGTAGACGATGACGACCACGGAGACGTCGGGCACGTGCACCTCGATCCCTTCGTTTCGTTTCGTTTCGTTCAGCTCATTCCGCTTATCTCGTCCACGCTACCGTGCGCCGCACTCGTCTCAGGCAGGCCGACTCTCGGCGTGCATACTTCTAAGGAAGTGGTGAGTGGCGGGTCCGGTCGCTGACATTCACCCGTTCGGATCCAGCAGGAAGTGTTCATGACGAAGCTGTCCGTAGTTGTCCCTTGCTACAACGAAGAGGCCGTCATCGACAGCTTCGACGTGGAGATCCGCAGGGTTCTGGACGCCCTGCCCGTCGAGTACGAGGTCTGCTACGTCGACGACGGCAGCCGCGACGGCACTCTCGGCAAGCTCCGGAAGATCGCGGCCGAGCACGGCGAGCAGACCCGGTACGTCTCCTTCAGCCGCAACTTCGGCAAGGAGGCCGGCATGCTCGCCGGCCTGCGCGAGGCCACCGGCGACGCCGTCGTGATCATGGACGCGGACCTCCAGCACCCGCCGGAGCTCATCGCGACCATGCTCGACCACTACCGGCAGGGCCACGACCAGATCATCGCCCGCCGTACGCGCGAGGGCGACAAGAAGCTCCGCTCCGCGCTCAGCCGCCTGTACTACCGGGGGGTGAACCGCTGGGTCGACGTCGAGCTCGCCGACGGGGTCGGTGACTTCCGGATGCTCTCGCGCGGCGCCGTGGACGCGCTGCTGTCGCTGCCGGAGTACAACCGCTTCTCCAAGGGCCTGTTCTCCTGGATCGGCTTCGACACCGTCCACTTCGACTACCGCAACGCGCAGCGCGAGGCCGGCGAGACGAAGTGGAAGTTCGGCTCCCTGCTGAACTACGGCATGGACGGCCTGATCTCCTTCAACAACCGGCCGCTGCGGATCGGGATCTGGCTCGGCGTGTCGCTGGTCGCCCTGACCGGCCTGTACGCGCTGTGGATCACCGTCATGGCGATCACCAACGGCGTCGAGTCCCCGGGGTACGTCACCCTCGTGGCGATGATCGCGGGCATCGGCGGCGTACAGATGATCATGCTGGGCCTCATCGGCGAGTACATTGGCCGCATCTACTACGAGACCAAGCGCCGGCCGCACTTCCTGGTGAAGGAATCGCACGGCGCGGAGCGTGCGGACGGTGTCGTCCGCACGGGCGGCGCGGCGCGCGCCGACGGCGTGGCTGCCCGCGCGGTGGAGGCATCGGTCGTGGAGCGCAGCTCGGAGCGCAGCCCCCGATGAACAGCAGCCGCAAGGACCAGCTCGGCCAGATCTTCCGCTTCGCCCTCGTGGGCGGGGTCAACACCGGCACCTTCTTCGGCATCTACCTGCTCCTGCACCCGTGGATGCCGTACTTCGCCGCCTACTCGCTCGCTTTCGTGCTGGCGATGGTCGGCTCCTTCTTCATGAACACCTACTTCACCTACCGGACCCGGCCGACGTGGAAGAAGTTCTTCCTCTTCCCGCTGACGAACATCACGAACTACGTGATCCAGTCGGTCGGCCTCTACGCGCTGGTGGCCTGGGCCGGGATGGACACCCGGATCGCCCCGCTGGTCGCGGCGGTCGTGGCCATCCCGTTCACCTTCCTGATCTCGCGCAGGATCCTCGTCCCGGGGGCGGCCCGGGCCGCGGAGCCGGAGCCCGTGGAGGCCGGGCGGTCCAGGGGCTGAAACCCCCGAGCAGCCGCCCCTTCCCACCCCGTAGATTTGACCAGGCAGGCATTCCGGCAAGGGGCAAGGGGACAGACGTGTCAGCGGCTAGGCAAGGTGTCGTGGACGCCCGCAGGATCGTGGTCAAGGTCGGCTCCTCCTCCTTGACCACCGCGGCGGGCGGACTCGACGCCGACCGGGTGGACGCTCTGGTCGACGTCCTGGCCAAGGCCCGCAGCGGCGGGGAGAAGGAGATCGTCCTCGTCTCCAGCGGAGCCATCGCCGCCGGACTCTCCCCGCTCGGACTGCGCCGCCGCCCCAAGGATCTGGCCCGGCAGCAGGCCGCCGCCAGTGTCGGGCAGGGGCTGCTCGTCGCCCGGTACACCGCCTCCTTCGCCCGGTACGGGGTCCGCGTCGGCCAGGTGCTGCTCACCACCGACGACACCAGCCGGCGGGCGCACTACCGCAACGCCTACCGGACCCTGGACCAGCTGCTGGCCATGGGCGCGCTGCCCGTCGTCAACGAGAACGACACCGTCGCCACGGACGAGATCCGCTTCGGCGACAACGACCGTCTGGCGGCCCTGGTCGCCCACCTGGTCCGGGCCGATCTGCTGGTGCTGCTGTCCGACGTGGACGGCCTCTACGACGGCGACCCGTCGCTGCCCGGCACCACCCGCATCGACGAGGTCCGCGGCCCCGAGGACATCGCGCACGTCTCCATCGGCAGCGCGGGCAAGGCGGGCGTGGGCACCGGCGGCATGGTCACCAAGGTCGAGGCGGCCCGGATCGCGGCCGCCGCCGGCATCCCCGTGGTCCTGACCTCCGCGAGCCAGGCCGCCGACGCGCTGGCCGGGCGCGCCACGGGCACCCACTTCCACGCCACGGGCCGCCGCTCGGCGGACCGGCTGCTCTGGCTCCAGCACGCGTCCACGCCCCAGGGGCACCTGGTCCTCGACGAGGGCGCGGTGCGCGCGGTCACCGAGCGCGGCAGCTCGCTGCTGCCCGCCGGGATCGCGGCGGTCGAAGGCGACTTCGTCGCCGGGGACCCCGTGGAGCTGCGCTCCGCCGACGGCCGCGCCGTCGCCCGGGGCCTGGTCAACTTCGACGCCAAGGAACTCCCGCAACTCCTCGGCCGCTCCACCCGAGAGCTCGCACGGGAACTCGGACCCGCGTACGAGCGGGAGGTCGTCCACCGGGACGATCTGGTCCTGCTCGAGGGCTGAGGTTCGGCAAAACCGCCGCGCGGCGGGCCGTGGGCTGGTCAACTGTGAGGGGCGGGCGGACACGCGTGGCGGAGACAGGAGGCGGCTGGTGAGACGAGCGCTGACCAGTGTCGGTCCGGGGGACGGTGACGGCGGCGGCGGGGACGAGCAGAACCACGACTCGCGCCTCTGGCACGTGACCCTGAGCGTCTCCGGCAAACCGGCCCCGCTGTCGGACGTCCGGCGCGGACTGGAACAACTGGCCCATGACCACCCCTTCCTGCTGACCAGCCGGTACGCCGACGACCACGCCGAGATCCGGTACTGGGAAGAGGCCCGCGACCTCCACGACGCGGCGGCCGTCGCCCTCCGCCTGTGGGGCGAACACCGCTCGTCGGCGCAGCTCCCGCCCTGGGAGATCGTCGGCCTGGAGGTCATCGACCGCGCCACCTACCACCAACGCGTGGCCGAGGGCTACGGCCCGCCGCCGGCCCACCCGGTCGGTGTACACCCGTACTGACAATCCAGCCCCGCCGGCGTTTGAGGCGCGGGGGTCTGGGGGCGGAGCCCCCAGGTCTTTGAGCTGAGCCAGCGATCGAGGCGCAGCCCGGCCGTCTCGGGGGCTGGAAACCCCATCGGCCAGGGTCCGGCCGGGGATTACCCTGGCGGCATGACCTCGCTCGATGCTGCCACCTCGCCCGTCCTCGCCACAGCGCAGCGGTCCCGCACCGCGGCCGCCGCCATCGCCCCGCTCCCGCGGTCCGCCAAGGACACGGCCCTGCTGGCGATCGCCGACGCCCTGGAGGCCCGTACGGCCGAGATCATCGCGGCCAACGCAGTCGACACCGACAAGGCCCGCGCCGCCGGCACCAGCGAGACCGTCATCGACCGCCTCACCCTGACCCCCGAGCGGGTCGCCGCCATCGCCTCCGACGTACGGGACGTCGCCGCCCTCCCCGACCCCGTCGGCGAGGTCGTCCGCGGCAGCACCCTCCCCAACGGCATCGACCTCCGACAGATCCGCGTACCCCTCGGCGTCGTCGGCATCATCTACGAGGCCCGCCCCAACGTCACCGTCGACGCCGCCGCCCTCTGCCTGAAGTCCGGCAACGCCGTCCTGCTCCGCGGCAGCTCCTCCGCGTACGCCTCCAACACCGCGCTCGTCGGCATCCTGCGCGACGCGGTCGCCGCAGCCGGGCTGCCCGCCGACTCGATCCAGCTCGTCCCCGGCGAGTCCCGCGACTCCGTCCGCGAGCTGATGCGCGCCCGCGGCCTCGTCGACGTGCTCATCCCGCGCGGCGGCGCCTCCCTCATCAAGACCGTGGTCGAGGAGTCCACCGTCCCGGTCATCGAGACCGGTACCGGCAACTGCCACGTCTACGTCGACGCGCAGGCCGACCTCGACATGGCCGTGGAGATCCTCGTCAACTCCAAGGCCAGCCGGCCCTCCGTCTGCAACTCCGCCGAGACCCTCCTCGTCCACCGCGACATCGCCGACGCCTTCCTGCCGCGCGCCCTCGACGCCCTCGCCGACGCCGGCGTCACCGTCCACGGCGACGCCCGGGTCCTTGCCGCCGCCGAGGACACCAAGGTCACCGCGCTGCCCGCCACCGACGAGGACTGGGCCGCCGAGTACCTGTCCTACGACATCGCCGCCGGCGTCGTGGACTCCCTCGACGACGCCGTCGCCCACATCCGCCGCTGGACCTCCGGGCACACCGAGGCCATCGTCACCACCTCGCAGGCCGCCGCGCGCCGCTTCACCCAGCTGGTCGACTCGACCACGGTTGCCGTGAATGCCTCCACCCGGTTCACGGACGGTGGCCAGTTCGGCTTCGGCGCCGAGATCGGAATCTCCACGCAGAAGCTGCACGCCCGGGGCCCGATGGGCCTTCCCGAGCTGACCTCCACCAAGTACATCGTCACCGGCGACGGTCACGTCAGGTAATCGGCGACTGAACACGGTGTGGCCGGATTTCGGCGGACACCCTGCCCAAAGCAGCCCCCCAGGTCTACGCTGGTCCTGTGCCGGACGACGTGGGGGGCAAGCCGTTCCCGGACGACGGGGAGCCCGACGACGACCGCGGAGGCGCGGACAAGGACTTCGCCTCCGTGGTGTTCGACGAGGACTTCGTCCGGAACGCCGAGATCCATGAACCGAGCGCCGCGGAGCGCCAGCGGGCGGCCGACCGGGCGCGCGCCGAGGCGGAGGCCGCCCGCGCCGTCGCCGGAGGCTGGACGGGCGACGACGACTACGACAGCTACGGATACGGCCACCCCGACGGGTACGGCCTCGACGACAACGGCTGGGACCACGACCGCGGCTACGGCAGTGCCGACGGCCCGTACGGGGCCTACGGCGGCAGCCTGCGCCCCTACCGCGGCCGCGCACCCTGGCTGCGTCCCGTCGCCTGGGTGCTCGCCTTCGTGATGGGCCTCGGCATGGTCGCACTCGCCTTCAGCGCCGTCTACCGAAGCGCCGCGGGCGAGGCGGACCCCGCCCCGGCGCCCGCCAGCACCCCCCTGAGGGAAGTCACCGGCGTCGGTGCGTTTACGTACCCCTCCGACCGCCAACCCTGAAGGTAACGACCCCACTCGCATACGCCGGAGCTGGGGGCTTCTCTGAAGCGGGGACAGCGGGGAGAAGCGATGGCCGTGCCAGGAGATCCACCCAACGGCACCCCCGAGGGCATCGGAGGGGGTGACGACGAATTCCGGTCGGAGGAGCTCCGCTCGGTGGTGTTCGACGAGGACTTCGTCCGCGCTGCCCGGCTCCAGGAATTCTCCGCACAGGAGCGCATGGGCGAACACGCCCGCGCCGTCCGCAGCCGCTCCGTCTGGTCGGCCGGCGGCGGCTCCGGCTCCCGGACCAGTACCCCCGGGCGGGGCGCCCGCCAGGGCATGCTGCTCGTGCTGCTCATCGCCACGGCCTTCTCCTGCGCCGTCTACATGGGGCTGCGCAACCCGTACGTCCCCCCGGCCGGGGGTCCCGCCGAGCCGCTCAGCAGCACCGTCGTCCCGCTCGCACCCGCCGCGGCCGTGCCCGGCGGGCGGCCCGCCGACCTGTACGCGAACAGCCCTGCCGCCGACTACCGCGTCGGGGCGGCCGGAATCGCCCTGCCGGCCGTGCGCCGCACGCACCACTTCACCGACGCCCAGGTCATCACCGCGCTGTCCATCGCCAAGGACTACCTGGTGCAGTCCTCGCTGGACCCCGACATCCTGGCCGGCGCCGCCACCCGGCCGGTGCGGGTCCTGCTCGACCCCGACCAGCTGGCGCAGTTC is a genomic window containing:
- a CDS encoding bifunctional glycosyltransferase/CDP-glycerol:glycerophosphate glycerophosphotransferase — its product is MHVPDVSVVVIVYNDAERLSTAVQSVLDQTLHGVEVVIVDDCSKDRSYAVAQELESAHPGRVRAFRLPENSGGCGAPRNHGIQQATGTYVMFLDSDDVLERNACRNMLDAAERTGSDLVSGMCVRVHLDNRWNKTTEWYPWIYSRTRTLESITEFPDLLVYDTLSTNKCYRRSFLLEQGLEFPVGIHYEDLLFSAQAYVAARRITLIPNHVYFWNVIEKAAAKSISNRRHEIANFVHRMEIHRRVDELLASKGHTDIKSAKDAKFLKHDLVLHLRDLPLLSDAYRQEFARLANGYLAGIDPAAYENVTYLQAICAYLLGKEDWDNLLPAADAMTNKGRLTSPLAERDGRVYWCGEHLDDAEARRILDVTEQGFHTTPLTSLTLGNRLTSYEDDGRGSVTLSGTVVNPLGRIPDDAELKASLEFRARRQIGVRSFSFPVATVRHAGDTIEWTGTADIGSTVRPLGIIDAVWDVRLKLTAGSDKITTRVSVGGLDLDSAARLRVRPRLTRLVSDRFEPEVTKKGNLSYVLTAESAAAVRTQSLINNAIQGKAANVVKRGLRKALRVRRSMGSGEQKVKVYHEVFSKLPVKKGTVVFESHMGKQYSDSPKAIYEELVRQGAPFEAIWSYAGARPTGFPKEATLVRRWSWPYLRALAQAEFWVDNQGFPLALAKRPGTTYIQTWHGSALKRMGFHEPRTKAQGRAGQARFQAAVDRFDHFLIRSEHDTRTLAKGFRLRDEVLLRTGYPRNDALVEAHLSEADSGERVRGPLAAELGIDPEKKVLLYAPTFRAGADGAVEGFTFPFDVEEFADRLGDRFTLLVRTHYLNSVSLPPSVAGRVIDVSRHHDITPLLALADGLITDYSSVMFDYAVLDRPMLFFAYDYEKYANDIRGTYFDLKEKAPGPVVATADELLQALSAFEEADAKYAEARQRFLTEFGEYDRGDAARQIVEKFFTRSGK
- a CDS encoding glycosyltransferase family 2 protein — translated: MTKLSVVVPCYNEEAVIDSFDVEIRRVLDALPVEYEVCYVDDGSRDGTLGKLRKIAAEHGEQTRYVSFSRNFGKEAGMLAGLREATGDAVVIMDADLQHPPELIATMLDHYRQGHDQIIARRTREGDKKLRSALSRLYYRGVNRWVDVELADGVGDFRMLSRGAVDALLSLPEYNRFSKGLFSWIGFDTVHFDYRNAQREAGETKWKFGSLLNYGMDGLISFNNRPLRIGIWLGVSLVALTGLYALWITVMAITNGVESPGYVTLVAMIAGIGGVQMIMLGLIGEYIGRIYYETKRRPHFLVKESHGAERADGVVRTGGAARADGVAARAVEASVVERSSERSPR
- a CDS encoding GtrA family protein, whose protein sequence is MNSSRKDQLGQIFRFALVGGVNTGTFFGIYLLLHPWMPYFAAYSLAFVLAMVGSFFMNTYFTYRTRPTWKKFFLFPLTNITNYVIQSVGLYALVAWAGMDTRIAPLVAAVVAIPFTFLISRRILVPGAARAAEPEPVEAGRSRG
- the proB gene encoding glutamate 5-kinase, which translates into the protein MSAARQGVVDARRIVVKVGSSSLTTAAGGLDADRVDALVDVLAKARSGGEKEIVLVSSGAIAAGLSPLGLRRRPKDLARQQAAASVGQGLLVARYTASFARYGVRVGQVLLTTDDTSRRAHYRNAYRTLDQLLAMGALPVVNENDTVATDEIRFGDNDRLAALVAHLVRADLLVLLSDVDGLYDGDPSLPGTTRIDEVRGPEDIAHVSIGSAGKAGVGTGGMVTKVEAARIAAAAGIPVVLTSASQAADALAGRATGTHFHATGRRSADRLLWLQHASTPQGHLVLDEGAVRAVTERGSSLLPAGIAAVEGDFVAGDPVELRSADGRAVARGLVNFDAKELPQLLGRSTRELARELGPAYEREVVHRDDLVLLEG
- a CDS encoding glutamate-5-semialdehyde dehydrogenase gives rise to the protein MTSLDAATSPVLATAQRSRTAAAAIAPLPRSAKDTALLAIADALEARTAEIIAANAVDTDKARAAGTSETVIDRLTLTPERVAAIASDVRDVAALPDPVGEVVRGSTLPNGIDLRQIRVPLGVVGIIYEARPNVTVDAAALCLKSGNAVLLRGSSSAYASNTALVGILRDAVAAAGLPADSIQLVPGESRDSVRELMRARGLVDVLIPRGGASLIKTVVEESTVPVIETGTGNCHVYVDAQADLDMAVEILVNSKASRPSVCNSAETLLVHRDIADAFLPRALDALADAGVTVHGDARVLAAAEDTKVTALPATDEDWAAEYLSYDIAAGVVDSLDDAVAHIRRWTSGHTEAIVTTSQAAARRFTQLVDSTTVAVNASTRFTDGGQFGFGAEIGISTQKLHARGPMGLPELTSTKYIVTGDGHVR